One Haemorhous mexicanus isolate bHaeMex1 chromosome 9, bHaeMex1.pri, whole genome shotgun sequence DNA segment encodes these proteins:
- the IVNS1ABP gene encoding influenza virus NS1A-binding protein, translated as MIPNGYLMFEDENFIESSVAKLNALRKSGQFCDVRLQVCGHEMLAHRAVLACCSPYLFEIFNTDSDCHGVSHVKFDDLNPEAVEVLLNYAYTAQLKADKDLVKDVYSAAKKLKMERVKQVCGDYLLSKMDAQSCISYRNFASCMGDSRLLNKIDGYIQEHLVEISEQEEFLKLPRLKLEIMLEDNVGLPSNGKLYTKVINWVQRSIWENGGNLEDLMEEVQTLYYSADHKLLDGNLLDGQAEVYGSDDDHIQFVQKRPPRENDHKQISSSSSGSLSPNATVQSPKHEWKIIASEKTSSNTYLCLAVLDGVLCVIFLHGRNSPQSSPSSTPRLLKSLSFELQPSDLIEKPMSPMQYARSGLGTAELNGKLIAAGGYNREECLRTVECYDPEKDTWTFIAPMRTPRARFQMAVLMGQLYVVGGSNGHSDDLSCGEMYEPEIDDWTPVPELRTNRCNAGVCALNGKLYIVGGSDPYGQKGLKNCDVFDPVTKAWTSCAPLNIRRHQSAVCELGGYLYIIGGAESWNCLNSVERYNPENNTWTLMAPMNVARRGAGAAVHDGKLFVAGGFDGTHAVSCVEMYDPARNEWKMMGSMTTPRSNAGITTVANTIYAVGGFDGNEFLNTLEVYNPESNEWSPYTKIYKF; from the exons ATGATTCCCAACGGATATTTGATGTTTGAGGATGAGAACTTCATTGAGTCATCTGTTGCCAAACTCAATGCCTTACGGAAGAGTGGTCAGTTCTGCGACGTCCGCCTCCAG GTGTGTGGACACGAGATGCTGGCACACCGAGCCGTGCTGGCATGCTGCAGTCCCTACCTGTTTGAAATCTTCAACACTGACAGCGACTGTCATGGAGTTTCCCATGTGAAATTTGATGATCTCAACCCAGAAGCTGTTGAAGTTCTGTTGAATTATGCCTATACTGCTCA GTTAAAAGCTGATAAAGACCTGGTGAAAGATGTATACTCTGCAGCAAAGAAGTTAAAGATGGAGAGGGTTAAGCAG GTTTGTGGTGACTATTTGCTCTCCAAGATGGACGCGCAGAGCTGCATCTCTTACCGGAACTTTGCCAGCTGCATGGGAGACTCCCGGTTGTTGAACAAGATCGATGGCTACATTCAGGAACACCTTGTAGAGATTTCAGAACAGGAGGAATTTCTCAAGCTCCCACGGTTAAAG CTTGAAATAATGCTGGAAGACAATGTTGGCCTACCCAGCAATGGCAAATTGTACACAAAGGTAATCAACTGGGTACAGCGCAGCATCTGGGAGAACGGAGGCAACCTGGAAGATCTAATGGAAGAG GTGCAAACGCTGTACTACTCAGCTGATCACAAGCTGCTTGATGGAAATCTGCTAGATGGACAGGCTGAGGTGTATGGCAGTGATGATGACCACATTCAGTTTGTGCAG AAGAGGCCACCACGTGAGAATGATCACAAGCAGATCAGTAGCAGCTCCTCTGGAAGTCTTTCTCCAAATGCTACTGTTCAGAGTCCTAAACACGAGTGGAAAATCATTGCTTCAGAGAAGACTTCGA GTAACACGTacctgtgcctggctgtgctggatggGGTTCTTTGTGTCATCTTCCTGCACGGCCGCAacagcccccagagctccccctCGAGCACCCCGCGGCTGCTGAAGAGCCTGAGCTTCGAGCTGCAGCCCAGTGACCTCATCGAGAAGCCCATGTCCCCCATGCAGTATGCGCGCTCGGGGCTGGGCACGGCCGAGCTCAACGGCAAGCTCATCGCTGCgg GGGGCTACAACAGGGAGGAGTGCCTGCGCACCGTGGAGTGCTACGACCCCGAAAAGGACACCTGGACGTTCATAGCACCCATGAGGACGCCGAGGGCCCGGTTCCAGATGGCGGTGCTGATG GGGCAGCTGTACGTCGTGGGTGGGTCAAACGGCCACTCGGATGACTTGAGCTGTGGAGAGATGTACGAGCCCGAGATTGATGACTGGACCCCTGTTCCCGAGCTGCGGACCAACCGCTGCAACGCAG GAGTATGTGCCCTGAATGGAAAGCTGTACATTGTGGGTGGTTCTGATCCCTATGGCCAGAAAGGACTGAAGAATTGTGATGTGTTTGATCCCGTAACAAAGGCTTGGACAAGCTGTGCTCCCCTTAACATCC GGAGGCACCAGTCGGCCGTGTGTGAGCTGGGGGGGTACCTGTACATCATCGGTGGGGCCGAGTCTTGGAACTGCCTCAACAGCGTGGAGCGCTACAACCCCGAGAACAACACCTGGACCCTGATGGCGCCCATGAACGTGGCACGGCGCGGCGCTGGCGCGGCTGTCCATGATG GCAAGCTCTTTGTGGCTGGAGGATTTGATGGCACGCATGCGGTGAGCTGCGTGGAGATGTACGACCCTGCCAGGAACGAGTGGAAGATGATGGGCAGCATGACCACGCCCAGGAGCAACGCTGGCATCACCACTGTGGCCAACACCATTTATGCTGTGGGGGGCTTTGATGGCAATGAGTTCTTGAACACACTTGAAGTCTACAATCCAGAGTCAAACGAGTGGAGTCCCTACACCAAAATTTACAAGTTTTAA